The window TACATGAAAAACTCACACAAACCATCATCAGCAAAAGGTATTTAACGTGCATCTTTTCTCCTTAAAAGTTTTTGGTTCACACTCTTTAGGCATTCGAACGGCTTGCTGCTAATGGTGATAATTCAGCATTCGCTGTTTTTGATAAATGTGGGTTCGCATAGCCTCTTCCGAGCAAAAAACCAAAAAACGCCCAAAGTGATGCGATACACGCCCCAACCAGTGAAACTGCAAATAATCCAAGTCCTAAGCCATCGGTTAACCCCGCGAATAACATGCCACTTACCGCATCGCCGCCACGATAAACGGCTACATCAATTACCGGTTTTGCTTTAAAACGCTCATCTACCGTCACTTGAGTAAACAGCATTTCCCTCGCAGGGCGGGTAAGTGAGTAGTTACCTGCACGGCGTACAATTTGAATCACCAAAATCACCATCACGCTTGGCGCAAATGCCAAAATCAATAAACCAGCCATTAACAAAAGTGGCACTAGCGCCAAAGACACACCTAGCCCTGCCTTTTTAACCAAGCGCCCAGAAACAAAAAACGCCATAACAAAGGTCAGCACATTCACAAACCAATCAATGCTTGCCAATATTTGTGTGCGCTCTGCCCGCGAATACGGCGCCAGTAATTGCTTTTGTTCAAAGTAAATAAATGAGCCTATAAATACATAGAGCAAAATAAATGCGGCAATGCCTAACAGTTTTGGATTTGAAACGAGTGATTTAAACCCGCTTGCCCAGCCTTGTGCCAATGATGATGTAGTTGCATCAAAGCTATGCTGCGTATTGTGAAGTTGCGTATGCTTTAAACGGTAAATATATAAAGTGAGAGGCACCACCAGCATTAAGGCCGAGGCGGCAACTAACATAAGCTGCCCTTCATCTAATACACTGCCAAACAGTGACGGAATAGACGGGCC of the Pseudoalteromonas spongiae UST010723-006 genome contains:
- a CDS encoding NTP/NDP exchange transporter, producing the protein MPSQTRKLSISGLLNTLSQVKSNEQTATLAAFIMAFILMAAYFVLRPVRDALASDWSDSEVSFLWNMQFVISLVIVSVYGFAIDKLKFKYIVPTVYSLFAGSFIAFYLLMPLFSSAVLIEKTFYVWVSAFSLFHISVFWSFMSDTFNQKQSTRLFPIIAAGASAGAIIGPSIPSLFGSVLDEGQLMLVAASALMLVVPLTLYIYRLKHTQLHNTQHSFDATTSSLAQGWASGFKSLVSNPKLLGIAAFILLYVFIGSFIYFEQKQLLAPYSRAERTQILASIDWFVNVLTFVMAFFVSGRLVKKAGLGVSLALVPLLLMAGLLILAFAPSVMVILVIQIVRRAGNYSLTRPAREMLFTQVTVDERFKAKPVIDVAVYRGGDAVSGMLFAGLTDGLGLGLFAVSLVGACIASLWAFFGFLLGRGYANPHLSKTANAELSPLAASRSNA